A stretch of the Planktothricoides raciborskii GIHE-MW2 genome encodes the following:
- a CDS encoding NAD(+) kinase: MELKQVIIAHKAADPLSKRRAEECARQLESLGCKVLMGPSGPKDNPYPVFLASSTQKIDLAVVLGGDGTALAAARQLSHDHIPILAVNVGGHLGFLTEPTETFQDTETIWQRLISDRYAVQQRMMLQARVLDGLDRSLKPVSATETQDPPFLALNEMCVKPATGDRIPTSTLEMEVDGEIVDQYQGDGLIVATPSGSTCYTASANGPIMHPGMEAIAVTPICPLSLSSRPIVLPAGSVVKIWPLGDRDLSTKLWTDGVLGTSIWPGQHVEVRIAQCQAQFIILQENYSYYRTLREKLHWAGARIYYNNNHRN; the protein is encoded by the coding sequence GTGGAACTTAAACAAGTTATTATTGCCCATAAAGCTGCCGATCCCCTGAGTAAGCGTCGCGCTGAAGAATGCGCTCGACAGCTTGAATCCCTTGGCTGTAAAGTGTTAATGGGACCGAGTGGCCCGAAGGATAATCCCTATCCAGTATTTTTGGCTTCTTCGACCCAAAAAATAGATTTAGCAGTGGTGTTAGGAGGGGATGGGACGGCACTGGCAGCAGCACGGCAGTTGTCTCACGATCACATCCCTATTTTGGCGGTGAATGTGGGCGGGCATCTGGGTTTTTTGACGGAACCTACTGAAACATTTCAAGATACTGAGACGATTTGGCAACGGCTGATTTCGGATCGCTATGCGGTGCAGCAACGGATGATGTTGCAAGCGAGGGTCTTGGATGGGTTGGATCGCAGTTTGAAGCCGGTCAGCGCTACGGAAACTCAGGATCCGCCTTTTTTGGCGTTGAATGAGATGTGCGTCAAACCCGCAACGGGCGATCGCATTCCCACTTCTACCTTGGAAATGGAAGTGGATGGAGAAATCGTGGATCAATATCAGGGAGACGGTCTGATTGTGGCGACCCCCAGCGGGTCTACCTGCTACACCGCGTCAGCGAATGGCCCGATTATGCATCCGGGAATGGAGGCGATCGCCGTAACGCCGATTTGTCCCTTGAGTCTTTCCAGTCGTCCGATCGTATTACCCGCTGGTTCGGTGGTGAAAATTTGGCCATTAGGCGATCGCGACTTAAGCACTAAACTTTGGACTGATGGGGTTCTTGGCACCTCAATTTGGCCGGGACAGCACGTCGAAGTCCGCATCGCCCAATGTCAGGCTCAATTTATTATTCTCCAAGAAAATTATTCTTATTACCGGACTTTGCGAGAAAAACTTCACTGGGCAGGGGCGAGAATCTACTATAACAACAATCACCGCAATTAA
- the cheB gene encoding chemotaxis-specific protein-glutamate methyltransferase CheB, whose product MIAGLIKVLVVDDSAFVRKTIKAMLSRSAFIEVVGTASDGQEALELIPQLNPDVVTLDLIMPYMSGLEFLREQMARRPLPMIVVSIAEGNSQQVVAALAEGAVDFIHKPTALASEGLLQMTDELIAKVKSAAKISIPSLPPPTNTPEPTTKLLMTPKKPPAPINLVAIGISTGGPAALSHMIPELPENFPVPIAIVMHMLEGYTEIYAQRLDQQSPLKVVEAKHGDILRPGIVYIARAGQHMTFTRQADAQVATRLSFLPLETIHRPSVDVMFESAAQIFGDRVLGVVMTGMGSDGHLGAAMIKSQGGLIFTEHESTCVVYGMPAVVEENGLSDLSVPLSLMATAILHQVKLHQQT is encoded by the coding sequence ATGATCGCTGGGTTAATCAAAGTCCTAGTTGTCGATGATTCGGCGTTTGTCAGGAAAACGATCAAAGCGATGTTATCCCGCAGTGCTTTTATTGAAGTGGTCGGGACTGCATCTGATGGACAAGAGGCACTCGAACTCATCCCACAACTTAACCCTGATGTAGTAACTCTAGACTTAATCATGCCGTATATGAGCGGTTTGGAGTTTCTAAGGGAGCAAATGGCGCGTCGTCCTTTACCGATGATTGTTGTCAGTATTGCGGAGGGGAATAGCCAGCAAGTCGTCGCGGCATTAGCGGAGGGTGCGGTTGATTTTATCCACAAACCCACCGCTTTGGCATCAGAGGGTTTATTACAAATGACCGATGAGTTGATTGCTAAAGTGAAAAGCGCCGCTAAGATTTCTATACCTTCTTTACCTCCGCCAACCAACACCCCAGAACCAACCACAAAATTGTTAATGACTCCAAAAAAGCCACCTGCACCAATCAACTTAGTGGCGATTGGCATTTCCACTGGCGGTCCTGCCGCATTGAGTCATATGATTCCTGAGTTGCCGGAGAATTTTCCCGTACCCATTGCGATCGTGATGCATATGCTCGAAGGGTACACGGAAATTTATGCCCAGCGCCTCGATCAGCAATCACCGCTTAAAGTGGTGGAAGCAAAACATGGGGATATTCTCCGACCGGGGATTGTCTATATTGCTCGTGCGGGGCAACATATGACGTTTACCAGGCAAGCGGATGCTCAAGTGGCGACTCGCTTGAGTTTTCTACCCCTGGAAACTATCCATCGTCCCAGTGTGGATGTGATGTTTGAATCCGCAGCCCAAATATTTGGCGATCGCGTTTTAGGGGTGGTAATGACGGGAATGGGTTCTGATGGCCACCTCGGGGCGGCCATGATTAAATCCCAAGGGGGCTTAATTTTTACTGAACATGAGTCCACTTGTGTGGTCTATGGAATGCCTGCGGTGGTGGAAGAAAATGGCTTAAGTGATTTGAGCGTTCCTCTATCTCTGATGGCTACAGCAATTCTCCATCAAGTGAAATTACATCAGCAAACTTAA
- a CDS encoding amino acid transporter, which produces MKLVQVMYKQKAPGMVARIMPLKKHHRYLTHWLLKEDRDPANEHHLKHSWWQVMCLTGVDYFSTLGYQPGIAALAAGALSPLATLILVLVTLFGALPIYRRVATMSPHGEGSIAMLEQLLPWWQGKIFVLILLGFAATDFIITITLSAADATAHMIENPFLSGILQGQAVPITLVLIALLGAIFLKGFKEAIGLAVVLVGIYLGLNLVVIGVAGYQIIQDPTVFTSWKMALLNSHGNPLVMVGVATLLFPKLALGLSGFETGVAVMPLVIGSGSDTEAHPTGRIHHTHQLLSTAALIMSFFLVTSSLVTTLLIPPAEFQAGGSANGRALAYLAHQYLGSLFGTIYDLSTMAILWFAGASAMAGLLNLVPRYLPRYGMAPDWARAVRPLVLVYTAIAFIVTLIFEANVEAQGGAYATGVLVLMSSAAVAVTLSVYRQGAGRGQNWVGTVLFGAIAIVFFYTTIVNIIERPDGLHIATFFIAAIIITSLISRVFRSTELRVVGMELDDTARQFIDQLRQQPTRLIAHRPQKGNALEYQLGEKKVRENNHLPSTDPILFLEVQVTDASVFMDVIRIQGVEVEGYRILRMQSAAVPNAIAALLLYIRDRTGILPHVYFGWTEGNPIQYLLRFILFGEGDVPVVTREVLRKAEPDPARRPGIHVG; this is translated from the coding sequence ATGAAATTAGTACAAGTTATGTACAAACAAAAAGCTCCAGGAATGGTTGCGCGAATTATGCCCCTGAAAAAACACCACCGATATCTAACTCATTGGCTGCTGAAAGAAGACCGCGACCCAGCCAACGAACATCATTTGAAACATTCTTGGTGGCAGGTGATGTGTTTGACTGGCGTGGATTATTTTTCCACTTTGGGATATCAGCCGGGAATTGCGGCCCTGGCAGCGGGAGCCCTTTCACCTTTGGCAACATTGATTTTGGTGCTGGTGACACTTTTCGGCGCTTTGCCGATTTATCGACGAGTGGCTACGATGAGTCCGCATGGGGAAGGCTCAATTGCTATGCTGGAGCAGTTGCTACCCTGGTGGCAGGGTAAGATATTTGTGCTGATTTTACTCGGTTTTGCGGCAACGGATTTTATCATCACGATTACCCTGTCGGCGGCAGATGCCACGGCTCACATGATCGAGAATCCGTTTTTGTCAGGGATTTTGCAGGGACAGGCAGTTCCCATTACCCTAGTTCTGATTGCCTTGCTGGGAGCGATATTTCTGAAGGGGTTTAAGGAAGCGATCGGATTAGCGGTGGTTTTGGTGGGGATTTACCTTGGCCTTAATCTAGTGGTGATTGGGGTTGCGGGGTATCAGATCATTCAAGACCCCACAGTGTTCACAAGCTGGAAAATGGCCTTGCTGAACAGTCATGGCAATCCTCTGGTGATGGTAGGAGTTGCTACCCTTTTGTTTCCCAAATTGGCTTTGGGCTTATCGGGGTTTGAAACAGGTGTGGCAGTGATGCCTTTGGTGATCGGCAGTGGCAGTGATACGGAGGCGCATCCCACGGGGCGGATTCATCACACCCATCAACTTCTGTCTACGGCTGCCTTGATTATGAGCTTTTTCCTGGTGACGAGCAGTTTAGTCACCACATTGTTGATTCCACCAGCGGAATTTCAGGCTGGGGGGAGTGCCAATGGTCGGGCCTTAGCCTATTTAGCCCATCAGTATTTGGGAAGTCTCTTTGGGACGATTTATGACCTGAGCACTATGGCGATTCTTTGGTTCGCGGGAGCATCGGCAATGGCGGGACTGCTGAATCTGGTGCCCCGTTATCTGCCCCGCTATGGGATGGCTCCAGATTGGGCGCGGGCTGTCCGTCCCCTGGTTTTGGTCTATACGGCGATCGCCTTTATTGTCACCCTAATTTTTGAAGCCAATGTGGAAGCTCAAGGGGGTGCCTATGCTACAGGGGTATTGGTGCTGATGAGTTCTGCCGCAGTCGCTGTAACCCTCTCAGTGTATCGGCAGGGGGCAGGCAGGGGGCAAAATTGGGTGGGCACAGTCTTGTTTGGGGCGATCGCGATCGTCTTCTTCTACACCACCATTGTCAATATTATTGAACGACCGGATGGACTTCATATTGCCACCTTCTTTATCGCCGCCATCATTATCACTTCCTTAATCTCTCGCGTCTTTCGCTCAACGGAACTGCGAGTGGTTGGGATGGAACTAGATGACACAGCCCGTCAATTCATCGACCAATTGAGACAGCAGCCGACCCGGTTAATTGCCCACCGTCCGCAAAAAGGAAATGCCCTGGAGTATCAGCTTGGAGAGAAAAAGGTGCGCGAGAATAATCACCTGCCCTCGACGGATCCGATTTTGTTTCTGGAGGTACAGGTGACAGATGCCTCAGTGTTTATGGATGTGATTCGGATCCAAGGGGTTGAGGTGGAAGGATACCGAATTCTGCGGATGCAAAGTGCCGCAGTTCCCAATGCGATCGCCGCACTCTTGCTCTATATCCGCGATCGGACGGGAATCCTGCCTCACGTTTATTTTGGTTGGACTGAGGGGAACCCGATTCAATATCTGCTACGTTTCATCCTCTTTGGGGAGGGGGATGTTCCCGTTGTCACCCGCGAAGTGCTCCGCAAAGCTGAACCCGATCCAGCGCGTCGTCCTGGGATTCATGTTGGGTAA
- a CDS encoding AI-2E family transporter: MKFFTSLPRWFLWGLVLPLIILNGWALLLLLNYFQGAIAIFLTAMLLAFVLNYPVRLLQRLKISRNLAVLIVLLVAIALLAIFGVTVVPALISQVNELANRLPTWIDSGSEQLQIFQTWAASHQISIDVSKLITQLEERLSNQLQTLSATVLNFLLDAIGSILNLVLTIVLTFYLLLHGEKLWNGIFQWFPSQIGAQIRQALRQNFQNYFIGQITLALLMGVSMTTAFVIIQLPFGLLFGLAVGLMALFPFGAAFGITVVSLLTALKSFWLGLKVLVMATIIDQAIENGIAPQLMGGFTGLNPVWILLSLLVGVKVGGLLGLVLAVPLASSLKSIVDMLHTPKVQRASANPIKTGSDNDIVQGKIHHRDTEETKE; the protein is encoded by the coding sequence ATGAAATTCTTTACATCCCTGCCCAGATGGTTTCTGTGGGGACTGGTGCTGCCGTTGATCATCCTTAATGGGTGGGCGTTACTGCTGTTACTTAATTACTTTCAGGGTGCGATCGCCATATTCCTGACGGCAATGTTGCTGGCTTTTGTCCTGAATTATCCCGTGAGGCTGCTACAGCGCCTCAAGATTTCCCGAAACCTTGCGGTGTTGATCGTGTTGTTGGTGGCGATCGCTCTTCTGGCTATTTTTGGTGTCACCGTCGTTCCGGCGCTGATTTCTCAGGTGAATGAACTCGCGAATCGCCTGCCGACGTGGATTGATTCAGGAAGTGAGCAGTTGCAAATCTTCCAAACCTGGGCGGCAAGCCATCAAATATCCATTGATGTCAGCAAGCTGATTACCCAACTGGAAGAACGGCTATCAAACCAATTGCAAACTCTCAGTGCAACAGTGCTGAATTTCCTACTGGATGCGATCGGCAGTATCCTCAATCTAGTGTTAACGATTGTATTGACTTTTTACTTACTGCTTCATGGTGAAAAACTCTGGAATGGCATCTTCCAGTGGTTCCCGTCTCAGATTGGGGCGCAAATTCGTCAAGCCTTGCGACAAAATTTCCAAAACTACTTTATTGGACAAATCACTTTAGCATTACTGATGGGAGTCTCCATGACTACGGCATTTGTGATCATTCAATTGCCATTTGGACTTTTGTTTGGTTTGGCAGTTGGATTAATGGCACTGTTTCCCTTTGGTGCGGCCTTTGGCATTACCGTGGTCAGCTTGCTCACCGCCCTAAAAAGTTTCTGGCTAGGCTTAAAGGTCTTGGTGATGGCGACGATCATCGACCAGGCGATCGAAAATGGCATCGCTCCTCAACTCATGGGTGGCTTTACCGGACTTAACCCGGTCTGGATTTTGCTATCTCTATTGGTCGGTGTCAAAGTTGGGGGATTGCTCGGACTCGTTTTGGCTGTTCCATTGGCTAGTTCCCTCAAAAGCATTGTCGATATGCTTCATACCCCTAAAGTTCAACGGGCTTCAGCCAATCCTATTAAGACGGGCAGTGACAACGATATAGTCCAAGGTAAAATTCACCACAGAGACACAGAGGAAACAAAGGAATAA
- a CDS encoding Ig-like domain-containing protein, protein MSRIFKRFWSWFLVGIFLFWGISACGNIQKQKSANFSQFNQPLPEVAPLVTPQLPDWIEQISPTETAETLAQIKIRFKEPLIPLESLESTAEEGKLKLFEIEPNIPGRFRFLTPRMVGFQSDVAFPKATRIKVTLKSGLKDLKDHQLNQDLAWTFNTEPIKLTDLPQIQENEYVAPEYIDVKTQLTFTSNVQLDVKSLEEKVQLIPRGSQTGIPVTVEENDDVASLTPGETFDPALRNWSYTLTPKRPLEKGTRYRLEFAPGIRPFPGNLSSETQFISEVETYSPLKLERMEFIGQPDMGGAYGRFVNGTPELKFNNKLELDSVLENITINPAPKEGVNAIQAYDEESTVSINPWGLEPNTNYTITIGNGLKDTFGQTFGETLTQEYKTGDIAGNIWAPDGLNIFPAQQNLELNISTVNLPESQYKATYKVVQPTDLVYADNAHPRGESTDLLSSPNTWQTFPVSGNQNQTETITVPLREKLGKNTGLLAYGVSAKTNLYVMDGKEEWREPTFYGMVQLTNLGVFSQWFPEMGLIHVNHLSDGAVVPGANVQVYQSQTDSKTRGNPTPCATGTTDNSGTLVLTLVQVKSCSKKADEAPEVLVIVREGDDWAFDRTWSWSGAYGYGIYGDWNSEKPVSRGTIFSDRQLYQPGEKVALTGVAYYLENGQLTSDQNDVYSLVLRDPDGKEKELGTPSTNEFGTFSWEFTLDENQPLGYYSLQGKGKNQGEIYGEFRVAEFKPPNFKVDLNLNQAIAKPDETVTANIQSDYLFGAPVSTAQVQYYVTRSPAQDFTPKGWEKYSFGRQWFWPEEQPSISSDVLEQNAVLDRGGSGSFQVQVDRDLPYPMTYRVDAEVTDLANLSVSNSQTFTALPSDKLIGLKSKWVADAGKPFSVEFIVTNLQGEAIAGESIRLELQKMTYSRVNRVVAGSRNSRYQVEYQTVDRQDIKSATEAKTVNLTPPESGSYRIRAFLGNNTDEMTATDLQIWATGGGSVFWASRSDQDNFLEVKLDKETYQPGETATALIQSPYPEAELYFAVVRDRPLYQTLTKVTGGAPQIQFTVTPEMLPNAAVQAVLIRQGQPLEQLEPGSVEDLVKIGFAPFNINLAAKYLQVEVTPNQEKIAPGTATTVKLQVKDAAGQPVKGQFTVMVVNEAILQLTGYRPPDLVKTVYADQPIATRFSDNRFEVVISPLSSPLDKGWGYGGGFSAGADSTRLRTEFKPLAYYNGSVTTDRRGQATVSFSLPDDLTTWRVMAVATTEDMRFGQGDNTFMTTKPLMANPVLPQFVRLGDRFDGGLTVTNTTEKVGNLVVNGSLSNNLLFAEKSTNNETLRTKADWDTQVYRFPMTANSLGEGKVRFTAQLNQQQGDAFEVPLSVRQLPVSETVVESGVTNDRATIPVNVDKNVEGTVGGLNIDLASTLIPEITAPARQIFAEDRLPFLEPAASELAIAANLQILGKKYSQTFTAFNPTNQATLALEQLAKLQQTDGGFGFWPGSSNSDPFMSPYAAESLAQAKAAGFAVDDSMISRLRVYLQQTLADPGKYDYCKSQACKNRLRLGALIGLAELGDRRNDFLADIYAQRGELDRVAQTKLARYLMQVPGWRNEARTMWNELQETVYETGRSATVNLPEDWGWLSPPTVAQAQTLRLAIAQTIAQNSSPEISNRLLQGLLNLRRDGTWQTTYSNAEALTALVEYANTQPTPPNFTATVKLAGQNIDSMQFQGYQNPSQFINLAMDQLPQGKSDLILSKSGQGNLHYFVAYNYRLKGNQPGRFNGLRVDRTIRPAGEDMILGTIGLSTPKKPLQVPAGQVFDIGLEIITDRPVDHLVITDPLPAGFEAVDTSFQTANKAVQAQQDSWEISYQTIYKDRVMAYANRLSPGLYRLHYLVRSVTPGTFEWPGAEVKLQYAPEEFGRSASTTLEVK, encoded by the coding sequence ATGTCGAGAATCTTCAAGAGATTTTGGTCGTGGTTTCTGGTAGGTATATTTCTATTTTGGGGCATATCAGCCTGTGGAAACATCCAGAAACAGAAATCCGCCAATTTCTCACAATTCAACCAACCCTTACCAGAGGTGGCGCCTCTCGTCACCCCACAACTGCCGGACTGGATCGAACAAATTAGTCCGACAGAAACCGCAGAAACTCTAGCCCAGATTAAAATTCGGTTTAAAGAACCGTTAATTCCTTTAGAAAGTCTGGAGTCTACGGCAGAAGAAGGAAAACTCAAACTATTTGAAATTGAACCAAACATACCGGGGAGATTTCGATTTCTCACCCCGCGCATGGTGGGATTTCAATCTGACGTAGCTTTCCCCAAAGCTACCCGGATTAAAGTCACCTTAAAATCAGGGTTAAAAGACTTAAAAGATCATCAGCTTAATCAAGATTTGGCTTGGACATTTAACACCGAACCCATTAAGCTGACCGATTTACCGCAAATTCAGGAAAACGAATATGTCGCTCCTGAATATATTGATGTCAAAACCCAATTAACCTTTACCTCTAATGTGCAATTAGATGTTAAGTCATTAGAGGAAAAAGTGCAGCTTATTCCCAGAGGCAGTCAAACCGGAATCCCCGTCACCGTGGAAGAAAACGATGATGTAGCCTCACTCACTCCGGGGGAAACCTTTGACCCCGCTTTAAGAAATTGGAGTTATACGTTAACCCCGAAACGTCCATTAGAAAAAGGCACTCGATATCGCTTAGAATTTGCTCCCGGAATTCGTCCATTTCCCGGCAATTTATCTAGTGAAACTCAATTTATTTCTGAAGTTGAGACTTATTCCCCGTTAAAATTAGAACGGATGGAGTTTATTGGGCAACCGGATATGGGCGGGGCTTATGGCCGATTTGTTAATGGCACTCCAGAGTTAAAGTTTAATAACAAACTGGAGCTTGATTCGGTATTAGAAAATATTACGATTAACCCGGCCCCTAAAGAGGGAGTTAACGCCATTCAAGCCTATGATGAAGAATCCACGGTTAGCATTAACCCTTGGGGATTAGAACCGAATACGAATTACACCATTACCATTGGTAATGGTTTAAAAGATACTTTTGGTCAAACTTTCGGTGAAACTCTGACTCAAGAATATAAGACCGGGGATATTGCCGGAAATATTTGGGCGCCGGATGGGTTAAATATTTTCCCAGCCCAGCAAAATTTAGAGCTAAATATTTCTACGGTTAATTTACCGGAATCCCAGTATAAAGCCACTTACAAGGTGGTACAACCCACGGACTTGGTTTATGCGGATAACGCACATCCCAGAGGTGAATCGACTGATTTATTGTCCAGCCCAAATACTTGGCAAACATTCCCTGTTTCTGGCAACCAAAATCAGACAGAAACCATTACAGTTCCTTTGCGAGAAAAGCTGGGAAAAAATACTGGCTTACTCGCTTATGGAGTTAGCGCTAAGACCAATCTTTATGTGATGGATGGCAAGGAAGAATGGCGCGAACCTACCTTTTATGGCATGGTGCAATTAACTAATTTGGGGGTATTTAGTCAGTGGTTCCCTGAGATGGGATTGATTCATGTGAATCATTTGTCTGATGGGGCAGTAGTTCCTGGGGCAAATGTGCAAGTTTATCAGTCTCAAACCGATAGCAAAACTCGCGGTAATCCGACTCCTTGTGCTACGGGTACTACGGATAATTCTGGCACGTTAGTGTTAACTTTAGTTCAGGTAAAAAGCTGTAGTAAAAAAGCTGATGAAGCCCCAGAAGTTTTGGTAATTGTCCGAGAAGGTGATGATTGGGCTTTCGATCGCACCTGGTCTTGGAGTGGGGCTTATGGCTATGGAATTTATGGGGATTGGAATAGCGAAAAACCTGTATCACGGGGTACGATTTTCTCCGATCGCCAACTTTATCAACCGGGCGAAAAAGTAGCCTTAACTGGAGTTGCCTATTATTTGGAAAATGGCCAATTAACATCAGATCAAAATGATGTTTATTCCTTGGTTTTGCGCGACCCAGACGGCAAGGAAAAAGAACTGGGAACCCCAAGCACCAATGAATTTGGCACGTTTTCCTGGGAATTTACCCTAGATGAAAATCAGCCCCTTGGTTATTATTCCCTCCAGGGTAAAGGGAAAAATCAGGGAGAAATTTATGGGGAATTTCGGGTAGCAGAGTTTAAGCCGCCGAATTTTAAGGTAGACTTAAACCTGAATCAAGCAATTGCCAAACCTGACGAAACAGTTACCGCTAATATCCAAAGTGATTATCTGTTTGGGGCTCCCGTATCAACGGCACAAGTGCAATATTATGTCACGCGGTCGCCTGCCCAGGACTTTACCCCCAAAGGCTGGGAAAAATACTCTTTTGGTCGCCAATGGTTTTGGCCGGAAGAACAGCCTTCTATTAGTAGTGATGTGCTGGAACAAAATGCCGTTTTAGATCGGGGCGGTTCCGGTAGTTTCCAGGTACAAGTAGACCGGGATTTACCCTATCCCATGACCTATCGGGTAGATGCAGAAGTGACGGATTTAGCCAATCTTTCCGTCAGCAATAGCCAGACTTTTACCGCCTTACCCAGTGATAAATTAATTGGCTTAAAAAGTAAGTGGGTTGCTGATGCGGGTAAACCGTTTTCTGTAGAGTTTATTGTCACCAACCTTCAAGGGGAAGCGATCGCCGGAGAAAGTATCCGCCTGGAATTACAAAAAATGACTTATAGCCGCGTCAACCGCGTGGTTGCCGGTAGCCGAAATAGTCGTTATCAGGTGGAATATCAAACCGTCGATCGACAAGACATTAAATCTGCTACAGAAGCGAAAACCGTTAACCTCACCCCCCCAGAATCTGGTTCTTATCGAATTCGGGCATTTTTGGGGAATAATACGGATGAAATGACTGCCACAGATTTACAAATTTGGGCTACAGGTGGTGGGTCAGTATTTTGGGCCAGCCGTAGCGACCAAGATAATTTCTTGGAAGTGAAATTAGACAAAGAAACCTATCAGCCTGGGGAAACCGCTACGGCGTTAATTCAATCTCCTTATCCAGAGGCAGAATTGTATTTTGCCGTTGTGCGCGATCGCCCCTTGTATCAAACCTTAACCAAGGTGACAGGTGGTGCGCCGCAAATTCAATTTACTGTCACCCCGGAAATGTTGCCCAATGCGGCAGTTCAAGCAGTTTTAATTCGACAAGGGCAACCTTTGGAACAGTTAGAACCGGGCAGCGTAGAAGACTTAGTGAAAATTGGTTTTGCCCCATTTAATATCAATTTGGCGGCAAAATATCTGCAAGTTGAAGTCACTCCTAATCAGGAAAAAATTGCCCCGGGAACTGCAACTACGGTGAAATTGCAAGTCAAAGATGCTGCCGGTCAGCCGGTGAAAGGGCAATTTACGGTAATGGTGGTGAATGAGGCGATTTTGCAACTCACCGGATATCGGCCTCCAGACTTGGTGAAAACCGTGTATGCAGACCAACCGATCGCCACTCGATTTAGCGATAACCGCTTTGAAGTGGTGATTTCGCCCCTGAGTTCCCCCCTGGATAAAGGTTGGGGTTATGGCGGTGGCTTTTCCGCAGGGGCTGATAGTACCCGGTTACGCACAGAATTTAAGCCCCTGGCGTATTACAACGGGTCGGTGACGACCGATCGACGGGGACAGGCAACGGTTAGCTTCTCTTTGCCCGATGATTTGACCACTTGGCGCGTTATGGCCGTAGCAACAACTGAGGATATGCGATTTGGTCAAGGGGACAATACTTTTATGACCACAAAACCCTTGATGGCTAACCCAGTTTTGCCGCAGTTTGTGCGCTTAGGCGATCGCTTTGATGGGGGTTTAACGGTCACTAATACCACGGAAAAAGTGGGTAATTTAGTGGTTAATGGTTCTCTGAGTAATAATTTATTATTTGCGGAAAAATCCACGAATAATGAAACCTTGCGGACTAAAGCGGATTGGGATACGCAAGTTTATCGTTTCCCCATGACCGCTAATAGTTTGGGTGAAGGAAAAGTGCGCTTTACAGCCCAGCTAAATCAGCAGCAAGGTGATGCTTTTGAGGTGCCGTTGTCCGTGCGCCAATTGCCCGTGAGTGAAACCGTAGTCGAGTCTGGAGTGACAAATGATCGGGCGACGATTCCGGTAAATGTGGATAAAAATGTCGAGGGAACTGTAGGCGGTTTAAATATTGATTTGGCCTCTACGTTGATTCCCGAAATTACTGCCCCAGCGCGGCAAATTTTTGCCGAAGATCGGTTGCCCTTTTTAGAACCCGCTGCCTCGGAGTTGGCGATCGCGGCGAATTTGCAAATTTTGGGCAAAAAATATAGCCAAACATTTACCGCATTTAATCCCACAAATCAAGCAACATTGGCCTTGGAACAGTTGGCAAAACTGCAACAAACTGACGGCGGTTTTGGATTTTGGCCTGGTAGCAGTAACTCCGATCCATTTATGAGTCCTTATGCGGCGGAAAGTTTAGCCCAAGCCAAAGCAGCGGGATTTGCTGTTGATGATTCAATGATTTCTCGGCTGCGAGTTTATTTGCAACAAACCCTCGCTGACCCAGGAAAATATGACTATTGCAAGTCTCAAGCTTGTAAAAATCGGTTGCGACTGGGGGCATTAATTGGGTTAGCGGAATTAGGCGATCGCCGCAATGATTTTCTCGCGGATATTTATGCCCAACGCGGGGAATTAGATCGGGTGGCGCAAACCAAATTAGCCCGTTATTTAATGCAAGTCCCAGGCTGGCGCAATGAAGCCCGAACTATGTGGAATGAGTTGCAAGAAACTGTCTATGAAACCGGGCGATCGGCTACAGTAAATTTACCGGAAGATTGGGGCTGGTTAAGTCCGCCCACCGTTGCCCAAGCGCAAACTTTACGGTTAGCTATTGCCCAAACTATTGCCCAAAATAGTAGCCCAGAAATCAGCAACCGCTTATTACAAGGACTGCTAAATTTGCGGCGTGATGGTACTTGGCAAACCACTTATAGTAATGCGGAAGCCTTAACCGCTTTAGTGGAATATGCCAATACCCAACCCACACCGCCAAACTTTACCGCCACGGTGAAATTAGCCGGTCAAAATATCGACTCAATGCAGTTTCAGGGATATCAGAATCCTAGCCAATTTATTAATCTGGCAATGGATCAATTACCCCAAGGGAAATCTGACCTGATTTTAAGCAAATCTGGTCAGGGAAATCTGCATTATTTTGTCGCATACAACTATCGGTTAAAAGGCAACCAACCGGGACGATTTAATGGTCTACGAGTCGATCGCACCATTCGCCCTGCGGGTGAAGATATGATACTCGGAACTATTGGCTTATCTACGCCGAAAAAACCCTTACAAGTTCCGGCAGGTCAAGTGTTTGATATTGGCTTAGAAATTATCACCGATCGCCCGGTGGATCATCTAGTCATTACCGACCCATTGCCTGCGGGTTTTGAAGCGGTTGATACCAGTTTCCAAACCGCTAATAAAGCGGTTCAAGCCCAACAAGATAGCTGGGAAATTAGCTATCAAACCATCTACAAAGATCGGGTGATGGCTTATGCCAACCGCCTCAGTCCTGGACTCTATCGCCTCCATTATTTAGTGCGATCGGTCACACCAGGAACCTTTGAATGGCCTGGGGCAGAAGTGAAGTTACAATATGCCCCAGAAGAATTTGGGCGATCGGCTTCTACCACCTTAGAAGTCAAATAA